A genomic stretch from Helianthus annuus cultivar XRQ/B chromosome 1, HanXRQr2.0-SUNRISE, whole genome shotgun sequence includes:
- the LOC110934015 gene encoding ankyrin-2-like, with product MADDGTKAVADGGRRRRWPTAVDEDGGLTTKAVNKLTSEEMATHTTVTVQQPQASTGNNPCVDQLYGGRRDTIVRLYRASIEGNWEVAKDILQGDGELVKYRITENNETPLHVAAAAGHSTKFVGNLVNMMNDMDDFKLQNRDGNTAFCLAAISGNVSMAKIMIEDKKLALPSICGSDKMKPLYLAAFHGNHDMVNYLYGLFISNRQMGWTNDDMDNLLLKCVQAGIFVSSS from the exons ATGGCCGACGACGGGACGAAGGCTGTGGCCGACGGCGGTAGACGAAGGCGGTGGCCAACGGCGGTAGACGAAGACGGTGGGCTGACGACCAAGGCG GTAAACAAGCTTACGTCTGAGGAGATGGCAACCCACACAACCGTTACCGTGCAACAGCCACAAGCGTCAACAGGCAATAATCCTTGTGTAGATCAATTATATG GAGGAAGAAGAGATACCATTGTTCGACTGTATAGAGCATCAATAGAAGGAAACTGGGAAGTTGCAAAAGACATCCTTCAGGGCGATGGAGAATTAGTAAAGTATAGAATTACTGAAAATAATGAAACGCCACTTCACGTTGCAGCAGCAGCGGGCCATAGCACCAAGTTTGTGGGAAATCTTGTGAACATGATGAATGACATGGATGACTTTAAACTGCAGAACAGAGATGGAAATACAGCCTTTTGTTTAGCAGCTATCTCAGGAAATGTTAGCATGGCTAAAATTATGATTGAGGATAAGAAGCTGGCACTGCCCTCAATTTGTGGTAGTGACAAAATGAAACCACTCTATCTGGCTGCTTTTCATGGAAACCATGATATGGTGAATTATCTCTATGGTCTTTTTATATCCAATAGACAGATGGGTTGGACAAATGATGACATGGATAACCTTTTGTTGAAATGTGTCCAGGCTGGCATCTTTG TTTCTTCTTCATGA
- the LOC110934201 gene encoding uncharacterized protein LOC110934201 has protein sequence MAGQRLTNNNLALGAGSGTTPLSSPAVTRSLDPEFEAEGPPPGFDNITTVSSQAVVTNPFLYIPSQTPPGRMEGTGGSTSAPGTAVFSQTSRTYSTPVITSASPSILVSETNTPQYYQPLVSNPMPPLYSAALTAALSTPPHQPVIMPTGVMNAPVTPGNQMYFPGYCYAPPFGYLPSYGGTAYPPQGTAQGSSQSPYAAYMPPWWNFPTPQPMYTQAPTEPVHNRENAVRPRLTPLENSGLGTGPAPGVNIPPTQPVNVEDDELTKPYKPVDATFRSKFTRRIAEAPIKEKPKMPQTVGKYDGLTDPDDHLNLFKSAGEVACWPMPLWCKMFVQTLVGAARVWWDSLPTGEIDSFEDLESKFILQFSQQRRHTKDRNELLHIRRRDNETVENFIIRFNKESLAIPGVTNDLACEAFLQGVNDDELLRTLHGRDGVPPTIDEILRIAKVYVIQEKAVAASHAANRKKEALKNQEEKDNRGTKSKHRGDRYQRNDKDARYDRHRSSYSRNETSKPRSEYPNLSKTPTEILASENLRLNPPKPLKDNPNKDTSKYCEYHKGSGHDTNDCFQLKKQIEYFVKSGKLAHLVRDIKQGPPVVKEENDKAAGKRPRELNMVHAGIRRGAKRSFSTLEPWMLATMTIEPRMEDLHLTTDALIISTAVGDYRMRRILVDTGSSEDIIYEHCFDRMQPEDKKLLESVHAPIKGFTGEKVDPIGQITFPVTFGQAPKERTILLTFLVVRAESYQNVIIGRFTLGKLDAIVSTARGFMKFPTPQGIATVFRDRIGEILDTKRCRQGPAGATGPERWVLSTRHPDQMVTIGDTLSPEVKSDLKQLLKRNADIFAFEHADMTGVPRDKAEHKLATLPGIKPVAQGKRSMAPDRRAAVVKEVRKLVEAGILRETQYHTWVSNPVMVKKPDGTWRMCIDFKDLNKACPKDAYPLPEIDLKVDSLVPYRYKCFLDAYKGYHQIKMSKEDEEKTAFHTDVGIFCYTKMPFGLRNAGATYQRLMDKVFETQIGRNLEVYVDDLVIKSSEEKQMLADIEETFQRLREYNIKLNPKKCSFGVEEGKFLGVVVTRDGFKANPEKITAISRMPSPRTLKEAQALNGRLVAINRFLARHAEKSLPFIKTLKDCLDKKNFKWTGEAERALQEMKRFIERLPTLTAPRHGEVLKMYLAAAHTAVSACSWLNGKENKRQYTT, from the coding sequence ATGGCTGGTCAAAGGTTGACAAATAATAACTTGGCGCTGGGGGCGGGAAGCGGAACCACCCCACTATCGTCCCCGGCCGTTACCAGATCGTTAGATCCAGAGTTCGAGGCAGAAGGGCCGCCACCGGGGTTTGATAATATCACCACCGTCTCTTCCCAGGCCGTGGTTACAAACCCTTTCCTCTATATTCCCTCACAAACACCACCTGGGAGGATGGAAGGGACAGGCGGTAGCACCTCTGCCCCAGGGACTGCTGTCTTCTCACAGACTTCGCGCACTTACTCCACTCCAGTCATCACCTCGGCGAGTCCCAGTATCTTAGTATCTGAAACCAATACTCCCCAATACTACCAACCGTTGGTCTCCAATCCAATGCCACCGCTGTATTCAGCCGCACTTACGGCGGCGTTATCTACCCCACCTCATCAGCCGGTCATCATGCCAACCGGAGTAATGAATGCCCCTGTTACACCAGGAAACCAAATGTATTTCCCGGGGTATTGCTACGCGCCCCCTTTTGGGTATCTACCCTCATACGGGGGAACAGCTTATCCGCCTCAGGGAACAGCGCAAGGAAGCTCTCAATCGCCATACGCGGCCTACATGCCGCCGTGGTGGAACTTTCCGACGCCACAGCCAATGTATACCCAAGCGCCAACTGAACCTGTGCACAACAGAGAAAATGCGGTCAGACCCCGGTTGACTCCTTTGGAAAACTCCGGTCTAGGAACAGGTCCCGCCCCGGGTGTGAACATCCCGCCTACACAGCCAGTGAATGTAGAAGATGACGAGTTAACCAAGCCGTACAAACCAGTAGATGCAACATTCCGATCCAAATTCACGCGTAGGATCGCTGAAGCCCCTATCAAAGAAAAACCGAAGATGCCCCAAACAGTCGGCAAGTACGATGGCCTCACTGACCCGGACGATCATCTTAATTTATTTAAGAGCGCGGGGGAAGTGGCTTGCTGGCCCATGCCCCTATGGTGCAAGATGTTCGTACAAACTTTAGTGGGAGCGGCGCGAGTATGGTGGGACAGCCTTCCCACGGGTGAAATAGATAGTTTTGAAGATTTGGAATCAAAGTTCATCCTACAGTTCAGTCAACAGCGCCGACACACAAAAGATAGGAACGAACTACTCCATATCCGTCGTCGAGACAATGAGACGGTGGaaaatttcatcatcagattcaacAAAGAAAGCCTGGCGATACCAGGCGTCACCAACGATTTGGCATGTGAAGCTTTCCTCCAAGGGGTTAATGATGACGAGTTACTGAGAACGTTGCACGGAAGGGACGGGGTACCCCCGACCATAGACGAGATACTGCGGATAGCCAAAGTATACGTTATACAGGAAAAAGCGGTAGCGGCCAGCCACGCGGCTAACAGAAAGAAAGAAGCCCTGAAGAACCAGGAGGAAAAAGATAACCGGGGGACCAAGAGTAAGCACAGGGGAGACCGATATCAGCGAAACGACAAAGACGCGCGGTATGATAGACACCGGAGCTCCTACTCAAGGAATGAGACGTCAAAACCTCGGTCTGAATATCCCAATTTAAGTAAGACCCCGACAGAAATTCTTGCCTCAGAAAACCTCAGGCTCAATCCACCAAAACCACTAAAAGACAACCCGAACAAAGATACGAGCAAATACTGCGAATATCACAAGGGGAGCGGACACGACACTAACGATTGTTTCCAGCTTAAGAAACAGATCGAATATTTCGTGAAGTCAGGAAAATTAGCACACCTAGTGCGAGATATCAAGCAGGGCCCGCCCGTGGTCAAGGAGGAGAATGATAAGGCGGCAGGAAAAAGGCCGCGCGAGTTGAACATGGTTCATGCCGGTATAAGAAGAGGGGCGAAGCGGAGTTTCTCCACGCTCGAACCTTGGATGTTGGCAACAATGACTATCGAACCGCGAATGGAAGATTTACATCTCACCACGGACGCCCTGATCATTTCTACGGCGGTAGGAGATTACCGTATGAGGCGAATCCTGGTCGACACCGGAAGCTCGGAAGATATCATCTACGAGCATTGCTTCGATAGAATGCAACCAGAGGATAAAAAGCTGCTCGAATCAGTACATGCTCCTATCAAGGGTTTCACAGGAGAAAAGGTGGATCCTATTGGTCAAATCACCTTCCCGGTAACTTTCGGGCAAGCACCCAAAGAAAGAACAATACTACTAACTTTCCTCGTGGTCCGCGCCGAGTCATACCAAAATGTGATTATCGGAAGGTTCACCTTGGGAAAGTTAGATGCCATAGTCTCCACGGCGAGAGGTTTTATGAAGTTTCCAACACCGCAAGGTATTGCTACCGTATTCCGCGACAGAATTGGAGAAATATTGGATACCAAACGATGTCGCCAAGGGCCCGCGGGGGCCACAGGACCAGAAAGGTGGGTATTGAGCACACGCCACCCGGACCAAATGGTCACCATCGGCGACACTCTGTCCCCAGAAGTAAAAAGCGATTTGAAACAATTGCTAAAAAGAAACGCAGACATCTTCGCTTTCGAGCACGCTGATATGACGGGAGTCCCTCGCGATAAAGCGGAACATAAACTCGCCACGCTCCCAGGCATTAAGCCAGTCGCCCAGGGTAAACGCAGCATGGCCCCGGATCGCCGGGCAGCGGTCGTTAAGGAAGTACGCAAGTTAGTGGAAGCTGGAATCCTCAGGGAAACACAGTACCATACTTGGGTGTCTAACCCGGTCATGGTTAAGAAACCCGACGGCACATGGCGGATGTGTATCGACTTCAAAGATCTAAACAAGGCGTGTCCAAAAGACGCATACCCGTTGCCCGAGATTGATTTAAAGGTTGACTCCCTGGTGCCGTATCGATACAAGTGTTTTTTGGATGCGTATAAAGGGTACCACCAGATCAAAATGtccaaagaagatgaagagaaaacAGCCTTCCACACTGACGTTGGCATCTTTTGttacaccaaaatgccttttgggCTACGGAATGCAGGAGCTACCTACCAGAGGCTCATGGACAAAGTGTTCGAAACACAGATCGGGCGAAACTTGGAAGTCTATGTAGACGACTTGGTAATAAAGAGCAGTGAAGAAAAACAAATGTTGGCAGATATAGAGGAAACTTTCCAGCGGCTCAGAGAATACAACATAAAGTTGAACCCAAAAAAGTGTTCTTTTGGGGTGGAAGAGGGGAAATTTCTGGGGGTAGTAGTCACCCGCGACGGCTTTAAAGCTAACCCAGAAAAAATAACCGCCATATCGCGAATGCCTTCCCCCCGAACGCTGAAGGAAGCTCAAGCCCTAAATGGACGACTGGTAGCAATCAACAGGTTCCTAGCAAGGCATGCTGAAAAATCATTGCCATTCATAAAAACGCTAAAAGATTGCCTCGACAAAAAGAATTTCAAATGGACCGGCGAAGCGGAGCGAGCCCTGCAAGAGATGAAACGCTTCATAGAAAGGCTACCCACGCTAACCGCACCTAGACACGGTGAAGTGCTAAAAATGTATCTAGCGGCGGCCCACACAGCAGTAAGCGCGTGCTCATGGTTGAACGGGAAGGAAAACAAACGCCAATATACTACATAA